In a genomic window of Myxococcus fulvus:
- a CDS encoding PAS domain-containing sensor histidine kinase, producing MHEFPSRSQMLLAAFTAAALAALIEWAWTSADAANPLPRILATSALVLTCAGVPALLLAHARERTRRERDAALRSAGDSSALRDALMDVTPVGFAFFDRNLRYIHVNPALAAMNGLPAGGHLGRHVTEVMPELGRLLAPRLERALGTDAPVQDTCLEVETPAAPGEPRFWFGSYSRVRGAGGEVLGVIASLSELTERMRAEQSLQEHEGRLDVLTRSLPDYLWGGKLRDGRLRDFYCTPVIERTTGYPASAFVEPSPGGGPPRLWAEMIHPEDRARYRTRIESLAAGAEVELEHRLICADGRVRWVRSRAAASARDAQGELHVGCVVTDITDRYLADELRQRLHDSFRRSAQEWTRTFDAVAAPLLVLGADGVIHRLNAPACALFGDLDPSGQPLSTAASMPPWSSTPPLIDELRRTHGTITREVTDPLSRRTWELSAAWVDEAGGDDSRIILVATEVTRLLELQASLRRSETMAVMGAIVAGVAHEVRNPLFSISAVVDAVEATVGQRADLAPYMDVLRGEVRRLNHLTQELFEYGRPTRGEWVEGPVRPVVEEALAACALTGEQARVAVTPLLTEVLPPVRMDSRRLFHVFRNVLENAVQHSPAGATVRVATAVLQEEGRAWVRCTVRDGGPGFREEDLPHVFEPFFSKRRGGTGLGLSIVQRILEEHQGAIRLRNHPEGGAEVTLLLPAVSSPPATVPLDSLAS from the coding sequence ATGCACGAGTTCCCCTCACGCAGTCAGATGCTCCTGGCCGCCTTCACCGCCGCCGCGCTCGCCGCCCTCATCGAATGGGCCTGGACCAGCGCGGACGCGGCCAATCCCCTGCCCCGCATCCTCGCCACCTCCGCGCTCGTCCTCACCTGCGCGGGCGTCCCCGCCCTCCTCCTCGCCCACGCCCGCGAGCGCACCCGCCGCGAACGCGACGCCGCCCTGCGCAGCGCCGGTGACTCCAGCGCCCTGCGCGACGCCCTCATGGACGTCACCCCCGTGGGCTTCGCCTTCTTCGACCGCAACCTGCGCTACATCCACGTCAACCCCGCGCTCGCCGCCATGAACGGCCTGCCCGCCGGTGGACACCTGGGCCGCCACGTCACCGAGGTCATGCCCGAGCTGGGCCGACTCCTCGCCCCACGCCTCGAGCGCGCCCTCGGCACCGACGCCCCCGTCCAGGACACCTGCCTCGAAGTCGAAACCCCCGCCGCCCCCGGCGAGCCCCGCTTCTGGTTCGGCAGCTACTCCCGCGTGCGCGGCGCCGGAGGCGAAGTCCTCGGCGTCATCGCCTCGCTCTCCGAACTCACCGAGCGCATGCGCGCCGAACAATCCCTCCAGGAACACGAGGGCCGCCTCGACGTCCTCACCCGCTCCCTGCCCGACTACCTCTGGGGCGGCAAGCTGCGCGACGGCAGGCTGCGCGACTTCTACTGCACCCCCGTCATCGAGCGCACCACCGGCTACCCCGCCTCCGCCTTCGTCGAGCCCTCCCCCGGCGGCGGCCCGCCCCGCCTCTGGGCGGAGATGATCCACCCCGAGGACCGCGCGCGCTACCGCACTCGCATCGAGTCGCTCGCCGCCGGCGCCGAGGTGGAGCTGGAGCACCGCCTCATCTGCGCCGACGGCCGCGTGCGCTGGGTCCGCAGCCGCGCCGCCGCCTCCGCGCGCGACGCCCAGGGCGAGCTCCACGTCGGCTGCGTCGTCACCGACATCACCGACCGCTACCTCGCGGACGAGCTGCGCCAGCGCCTCCACGACAGCTTCCGCCGCTCCGCCCAGGAATGGACCCGCACCTTCGACGCCGTCGCCGCCCCCCTCCTCGTGCTCGGCGCGGACGGCGTCATCCACCGCCTCAACGCCCCGGCCTGCGCGCTGTTCGGCGACCTGGACCCCTCCGGCCAGCCCCTGTCCACCGCCGCCAGCATGCCGCCCTGGTCCAGCACCCCGCCCCTCATCGACGAGCTGCGCCGCACCCACGGCACCATCACCCGCGAAGTCACCGACCCACTCTCGCGCCGCACCTGGGAGCTGTCGGCCGCGTGGGTCGACGAGGCCGGAGGCGACGACTCGCGCATCATCCTGGTCGCCACCGAAGTCACCCGGCTGCTCGAGCTGCAGGCCAGCCTGCGCCGCAGTGAGACCATGGCCGTCATGGGCGCCATCGTCGCGGGCGTGGCCCACGAGGTGAGAAACCCCCTCTTCTCCATCTCCGCCGTGGTGGACGCGGTGGAGGCCACCGTGGGCCAGCGCGCCGACCTGGCCCCGTACATGGACGTCCTGCGCGGCGAGGTGCGCCGCCTCAACCACCTCACCCAGGAGCTGTTCGAGTACGGCCGGCCCACGCGCGGCGAATGGGTGGAGGGCCCCGTGCGCCCCGTCGTCGAGGAGGCCCTGGCCGCGTGCGCCCTCACCGGCGAGCAGGCCCGCGTGGCCGTGACACCGCTGCTCACAGAAGTCCTGCCGCCCGTGCGCATGGACTCGCGGCGGCTGTTCCATGTCTTCCGAAACGTGCTGGAGAACGCCGTGCAGCACTCGCCCGCGGGCGCCACCGTGCGCGTGGCCACCGCGGTGCTCCAAGAGGAGGGCCGCGCGTGGGTGCGCTGCACCGTGCGCGACGGCGGCCCGGGCTTCCGCGAGGAGGACCTGCCCCACGTCTTCGAGCCCTTCTTCAGCAAGCGCCGGGGCGGCACCGGCCTGGGCCTGTCCATCGTCCAGCGCATCCTCGAGGAGCACCAGGGCGCCATCCGCCTGCGAAACCACCCCGAGGGTGGCGCCGAAGTCACCCTGCTGCTACCAGCGGTTTCCTCGCCTCCGGCCACCGTGCCTCTAGACTCGCTCGCCTCATGA
- a CDS encoding sensor histidine kinase: MAETLFEELKRYVGFGARDELSLVGLHSLAKPHFPRIARVFYDRILEHEGARQALEGGESQVGHLRGTLQVWMDQLLRGPWDEAYFALRCRIGRMHVRISLEQHYMFGAMNVLRQELNAIIDTAFTTQPQVLHDTRAALGRILDLELAIMLHTYREDLLAQQARTERLATFGQLVGSIGHELRNPLGVIETSLYILRSRQGATVDERTAKHLDRIGEQVGIANHIVSDLLDMIRDRPLQRQEVWLDEVWQEALKAVARPENVRVRAEGLVSLPAVHGDAGQLRQVFVNLLENAVQALEESGGDISLQGSTSDAGHVELVLEDSGPGLSEGIRERLFEPLMTTKARGIGLGLPLVRRILERHGGSITHAPRAGAGARFVIQLPKSPEEGTRATLPPAG; this comes from the coding sequence ATGGCGGAAACCTTGTTCGAGGAGCTGAAGCGGTACGTGGGGTTCGGAGCGCGGGACGAGCTGTCGCTCGTCGGCCTCCACTCCCTCGCGAAGCCGCACTTCCCCCGCATCGCGCGCGTCTTCTACGACCGCATCCTGGAGCACGAGGGCGCCCGCCAGGCGCTCGAGGGCGGCGAGAGCCAGGTGGGCCACCTGCGAGGCACGCTGCAGGTGTGGATGGACCAGCTGCTGCGCGGCCCGTGGGACGAGGCGTACTTCGCGCTGCGCTGCCGCATCGGCCGCATGCACGTGCGCATCTCCCTGGAGCAGCACTACATGTTCGGCGCGATGAACGTGCTGCGCCAGGAACTCAACGCCATCATCGACACGGCGTTCACCACCCAGCCCCAGGTGCTCCACGACACGCGCGCGGCGCTCGGCCGCATCCTGGACCTGGAGCTGGCCATCATGCTCCACACCTACCGCGAGGACCTGCTCGCGCAGCAGGCGCGCACCGAGCGCCTGGCCACCTTCGGTCAGCTCGTGGGCTCCATCGGCCACGAGCTGCGCAACCCGCTGGGCGTCATCGAGACCTCGCTCTACATCCTGCGCAGCCGTCAGGGCGCCACGGTGGACGAGCGCACCGCCAAGCACCTGGACCGCATCGGCGAGCAGGTGGGCATCGCCAACCACATCGTGTCCGACCTGCTCGACATGATTCGCGACCGCCCGCTCCAGCGGCAGGAGGTCTGGCTGGACGAGGTCTGGCAGGAGGCCCTCAAGGCCGTGGCCCGCCCCGAGAACGTCCGCGTCCGCGCGGAGGGCCTGGTGTCCCTGCCGGCGGTGCACGGCGACGCGGGGCAGCTGCGCCAGGTGTTCGTCAACCTGCTGGAGAACGCGGTGCAGGCGCTCGAGGAGTCCGGCGGGGACATCTCGCTCCAGGGCTCGACGAGCGACGCCGGTCACGTGGAGCTGGTGCTGGAGGACTCCGGGCCCGGCCTCAGCGAGGGCATCCGCGAGCGCCTCTTCGAGCCGCTGATGACCACGAAGGCGCGGGGCATCGGCCTGGGCTTGCCGCTCGTGCGCCGCATCCTGGAGCGGCACGGCGGCTCCATCACCCACGCGCCCCGGGCCGGCGCGGGCGCCCGGTTCGTCATCCAGCTGCCCAAATCCCCCGAGGAGGGCACGCGTGCGACGCTACCTCCTGCTGGATGA
- a CDS encoding phosphoribosyltransferase, producing the protein MQGPVFQDRFTAGRALARLLVRHAHRPDTRVLALPRGGVPVAYEVARALGAPLDVFIVRKLGTPGHEELAMGAIATGGTRVLNPEVIDELGITAVQLDAVTAHETRELQRRELSYRQGRPALDVHGCGVILVDDGLATGSTMRAALAALRLQHPSRITVAVPVAPPDTCEALAPLVDEMVCARTPRPFDAVGLWYRHFDQTSDEEVQDLLARSAHQAAPQPGV; encoded by the coding sequence ATGCAAGGACCCGTGTTCCAGGATCGCTTCACGGCGGGCCGGGCCCTCGCGCGACTCCTTGTCCGTCACGCCCACCGTCCCGACACCCGCGTGCTCGCGCTTCCGCGCGGCGGTGTCCCCGTCGCCTACGAAGTCGCCCGCGCGCTCGGCGCACCGCTGGACGTCTTCATCGTCCGCAAGCTGGGCACGCCCGGCCATGAAGAACTCGCCATGGGGGCCATCGCCACCGGCGGCACACGCGTCCTCAACCCCGAGGTCATCGACGAGCTCGGCATCACCGCCGTGCAACTCGACGCCGTCACCGCACACGAGACCCGCGAACTCCAGCGTCGCGAGCTCAGCTACCGCCAGGGCCGCCCCGCCCTCGATGTCCACGGATGCGGCGTCATCCTCGTCGACGACGGCCTCGCCACCGGCTCCACGATGCGCGCCGCCCTCGCCGCCCTGCGCCTGCAACACCCTTCCCGAATCACCGTCGCCGTCCCCGTCGCCCCTCCCGACACCTGCGAAGCCCTGGCCCCGCTCGTCGACGAGATGGTGTGCGCCCGGACCCCAAGGCCCTTCGACGCCGTGGGCCTGTGGTACCGGCACTTCGACCAGACCTCCGACGAAGAGGTCCAGGACCTCCTCGCTCGCTCGGCCCACCAAGCCGCACCGCAGCCAGGAGTCTGA
- a CDS encoding M56 family metallopeptidase, translating into MHVLDALEQALIDFVWQGGAVALVVAGLLAMMSRRSAKGRYVVACLGLATMAVLPLVTFLRALMDGPAAAASAGLAPQTLAPMAVAREVVVVDLAPTAEVTVTWLELLRPWLLPAWCVGVLLLSARTLVSWYAAQRLSRLHTREPDSVWREALERALAKLRMSRPVRLMASTRIDVPQVIGLWRPLILVPAGAITGLSPQQLEAVLSHELAHIQRHDYLVNLLQALVETFLFYHPAVWWLSHRIREEREHCADDQAVQSCGDAVLYARALAHIEQLRAPPSALLALGADGGSLLGRIRRLLSVPDTRAPRRSWRLVSGLGGAALAVALGSSQVPMTAMAVAPQALDVAPVAKHERAFTEVTPPVHRPLVAPAPRILPLDLTSKTPSRPTRVLHKVSTTPRKAREPSPRPLLIPDTQGIARTQLPRTPYPLDAEPAVPSEAVAVESHEAPVDEAPVDEAQVEHDSISMQVMAAALPALAPAVTPPTAPTPPRPQPEEDGVFSLGPGITPPRFVSGQRLAFQDITQNLRSRISAVPKGSIVTRCTITTEGNVTNCKSLQSLSGLEEGVIRTLTTWRYEPATLDGKPVPVHYVFDVWFTNEPGGGRDQQLASADKPGKRADGSSQSACILCASVSSSSVVTPPVAGF; encoded by the coding sequence ATGCACGTGCTGGACGCGCTGGAACAGGCCCTCATCGACTTCGTCTGGCAGGGCGGCGCGGTGGCCCTCGTCGTGGCGGGGCTGCTGGCGATGATGTCGCGACGCTCGGCGAAGGGGCGCTATGTCGTCGCGTGCCTGGGGCTCGCGACCATGGCGGTGTTGCCGCTCGTGACCTTCCTGAGGGCCCTCATGGACGGGCCGGCCGCGGCGGCATCGGCGGGCCTCGCCCCCCAGACGCTCGCTCCGATGGCGGTGGCCCGGGAGGTCGTGGTGGTGGACCTGGCGCCCACGGCCGAGGTCACGGTGACCTGGCTGGAGCTGTTGCGTCCCTGGCTGCTGCCGGCGTGGTGTGTCGGCGTGCTGCTGTTGTCGGCCCGGACGCTCGTCTCCTGGTACGCGGCGCAGCGGCTGTCGCGGCTGCACACCCGCGAGCCCGACAGCGTCTGGCGCGAGGCACTGGAGCGCGCGCTCGCGAAGCTGCGGATGTCGCGCCCCGTGCGGCTGATGGCGTCCACGCGCATCGACGTGCCCCAGGTCATCGGGCTGTGGCGTCCGCTCATCCTCGTCCCCGCGGGGGCCATCACCGGGCTGTCGCCGCAGCAACTGGAGGCGGTGCTCTCCCACGAGCTCGCGCACATCCAGCGGCACGACTACCTGGTCAACCTGCTCCAGGCGCTGGTGGAGACGTTCTTGTTCTACCACCCGGCCGTCTGGTGGCTGTCCCACCGCATCCGCGAGGAGCGCGAGCACTGCGCCGATGACCAGGCCGTGCAGTCGTGTGGCGACGCGGTCCTCTACGCCCGCGCGCTGGCGCACATCGAGCAACTGCGCGCGCCGCCGTCCGCGCTGCTCGCGCTGGGCGCGGATGGGGGCTCGCTGCTGGGCCGCATCCGACGGCTGCTGTCGGTCCCCGACACGCGGGCGCCTCGTCGCTCGTGGCGGCTGGTGAGTGGACTGGGTGGCGCGGCGCTCGCCGTGGCGCTGGGCTCCTCGCAGGTGCCGATGACGGCGATGGCCGTGGCGCCCCAGGCCCTGGACGTGGCGCCGGTGGCGAAGCACGAGCGCGCCTTCACGGAGGTCACCCCACCCGTGCATCGTCCCCTGGTGGCTCCGGCGCCCCGCATCCTCCCGCTCGACCTGACCTCCAAGACGCCCAGCCGCCCGACGCGCGTGCTCCACAAGGTCTCGACCACGCCTCGCAAGGCGCGCGAGCCCAGCCCCCGGCCGCTGCTCATCCCGGACACGCAGGGGATTGCGCGCACGCAGCTTCCCCGGACGCCCTACCCGCTCGACGCGGAGCCCGCCGTCCCCTCCGAGGCCGTGGCCGTGGAGAGCCACGAGGCCCCGGTGGACGAAGCCCCGGTGGACGAAGCGCAGGTGGAGCACGACAGCATCTCGATGCAGGTGATGGCCGCGGCGCTGCCCGCGCTCGCCCCCGCCGTGACGCCGCCCACCGCGCCGACGCCGCCCCGCCCCCAACCGGAGGAGGACGGCGTCTTCTCGCTGGGGCCCGGCATCACCCCGCCCCGCTTCGTGTCCGGGCAGCGGCTCGCCTTCCAGGACATCACCCAGAACCTGCGCTCGCGCATCTCCGCCGTCCCCAAGGGCTCCATCGTCACCCGGTGCACCATCACCACCGAGGGCAACGTCACCAACTGCAAGTCGCTGCAGAGCCTCTCCGGGCTGGAGGAAGGCGTCATCCGCACCCTGACGACGTGGCGCTACGAGCCCGCCACGCTCGACGGCAAGCCGGTGCCCGTGCACTACGTGTTCGACGTATGGTTCACCAACGAGCCCGGTGGCGGCAGGGACCAGCAGCTCGCCAGCGCGGACAAGCCCGGCAAGCGCGCTGACGGCTCCAGCCAGAGCGCCTGCATCCTCTGCGCGAGCGTCTCCTCGTCCAGCGTGGTGACGCCTCCCGTCGCCGGCTTCTGA
- a CDS encoding sigma-54-dependent transcriptional regulator, translating to MSAQRILVVDDEDNARKAIATILNEEGYDVAEAADGAEALARVADFSPAVVLTDVRMPKMDGLSLLRAAREQGSDATFVMMTAFASVEMAVEAMKSGADNFLLKPLDADQVLVTLSKALEKRSLRQEAEALRDQVRTRVRRFHDIIGESPQLQGIYDVIRRAAATRATVLILGESGTGKELIAQALHQESPRRDKPFIRVHCAALSESLLESELFGHEKGAFTGAIARKEGRFELADGGTLFLDELGEISPTVQVKLLRVLQQRELERVGGTQTLKVDVRIVAATHRDLAAEVKAGRFREDLYYRLNVVSVTLPPLRERKSDIPALVNHFLEKYGDSYGKQVRGLAPGTLQALLAHDWPGNIRELENAIERSVVLTQGQELTTDDLPPVLRGPRPSGTSQGSLIPGATLAAIEREAILRTLEMVQGSTSRAAEVLGISVRKIQYRLKEYGAQSDGAPAPLDGDEPHGPDLAAES from the coding sequence ATGTCCGCACAGCGCATCCTGGTCGTCGACGATGAGGACAACGCCCGCAAGGCCATCGCCACCATCCTGAACGAGGAAGGCTACGACGTGGCCGAGGCCGCCGACGGCGCCGAGGCGCTCGCGCGCGTGGCGGACTTCTCCCCCGCGGTGGTGCTCACCGACGTGCGCATGCCGAAGATGGACGGCCTGAGCCTGCTGCGCGCCGCGCGCGAGCAGGGCAGCGACGCCACGTTCGTCATGATGACGGCCTTCGCCAGCGTGGAGATGGCGGTGGAGGCGATGAAGTCCGGCGCCGACAACTTCCTGCTCAAGCCGCTGGACGCGGACCAGGTGCTCGTCACCCTGTCCAAGGCGCTGGAGAAGCGCAGCCTTCGCCAGGAAGCGGAGGCGCTGAGAGATCAGGTCCGCACCCGCGTGCGGCGCTTCCACGACATCATCGGCGAGTCGCCGCAGCTGCAGGGCATCTACGACGTCATCCGCCGCGCGGCCGCCACGCGCGCCACCGTGCTCATCCTCGGCGAGTCCGGCACGGGCAAGGAGCTCATCGCCCAGGCGCTGCACCAGGAGTCGCCCCGCCGCGACAAGCCCTTCATCCGCGTGCACTGCGCCGCGCTGTCGGAGAGCCTGCTGGAGAGCGAGCTGTTCGGCCACGAGAAGGGCGCCTTCACCGGCGCCATCGCTCGCAAGGAGGGCCGCTTCGAGTTGGCCGACGGAGGCACGCTGTTCCTGGATGAACTCGGGGAGATCTCCCCCACCGTGCAGGTGAAGCTGTTGCGCGTGCTCCAGCAGCGCGAGCTGGAGCGCGTGGGCGGCACCCAGACGCTCAAGGTGGACGTGCGAATCGTGGCCGCCACGCACCGCGACCTGGCCGCGGAGGTGAAGGCGGGCCGCTTCCGCGAGGACCTCTACTACCGGCTCAATGTCGTCAGCGTGACGCTTCCGCCCCTGCGCGAGCGCAAGAGCGACATCCCCGCCCTGGTGAACCACTTCCTGGAGAAGTACGGCGACTCCTACGGCAAGCAGGTCCGGGGGCTGGCCCCGGGCACGCTCCAGGCCCTGCTCGCGCACGACTGGCCGGGCAACATCCGCGAACTGGAGAACGCCATCGAGCGTTCGGTGGTGCTCACCCAGGGCCAGGAGCTGACCACCGACGACCTGCCCCCGGTGCTGCGAGGCCCCCGGCCCTCGGGCACCAGCCAGGGCTCGCTCATCCCCGGCGCCACGCTGGCCGCCATCGAGCGGGAGGCCATCCTGCGCACGCTGGAGATGGTGCAGGGCTCCACCTCACGCGCGGCGGAGGTGCTGGGCATCAGCGTGCGCAAGATCCAATACCGCCTCAAGGAGTACGGCGCCCAGTCGGACGGGGCCCCCGCCCCGCTCGACGGCGACGAGCCCCACGGCCCGGACCTGGCCGCGGAGTCCTGA
- a CDS encoding sensor histidine kinase: MTEPNSQSPARVLVVDDNAAFLDNLDELLGDAGYVVHAASTCRGAREKARDGFDVALVDLRLPDGDGTALAAELKEGAPDSEVVLLTGFATLETAVAAVRAGACAYLMKPCAPRELLLTLEQAMRQVRLHAEKRELARRAQVTEKLAAVGTMTAGLSHEIRNPLNAAALQLSVLERRVRRLPDHQQGTLLEPLLLVRDEIRRLDHILEDFLQFARPREFRPGSVDVKALVRRVVDLLSSQAETRKVSLTQVVPESNLPALSGEEERLRQVLINLCLNALESTPAGGHVTLTVGTEDTRVWLTVDDTGSGVPEAMRDRIFEPFFTTKAQGSGLGLPIVHAIVTQHGGTLEVGTAPSGGARFLLRLPMAR; this comes from the coding sequence ATGACCGAGCCCAACTCCCAGTCCCCCGCGCGCGTCCTCGTCGTGGACGACAACGCGGCGTTCCTGGACAACCTCGATGAGCTGCTCGGCGACGCGGGCTACGTGGTGCACGCGGCGTCGACCTGTCGGGGCGCGCGGGAGAAGGCTCGCGACGGCTTCGACGTGGCGCTGGTGGACCTGCGCCTGCCGGACGGTGACGGCACGGCGCTGGCGGCGGAGCTGAAGGAGGGCGCGCCGGACTCGGAGGTGGTGCTGCTCACCGGCTTCGCCACGCTGGAGACGGCGGTGGCGGCGGTGCGCGCGGGCGCGTGTGCCTATCTCATGAAGCCCTGTGCGCCGCGCGAGCTCCTCCTGACGCTGGAGCAGGCGATGCGGCAGGTGCGCCTGCACGCGGAGAAGCGCGAGCTGGCCCGGCGCGCGCAGGTGACGGAGAAGCTGGCCGCGGTGGGGACGATGACCGCGGGGTTGTCCCACGAGATTCGCAACCCGCTCAACGCCGCGGCCCTCCAATTGTCCGTGCTGGAGCGCCGGGTGCGCAGGCTGCCGGACCACCAGCAGGGCACGTTGCTGGAGCCGCTGCTGCTCGTGCGCGACGAGATTCGCCGGCTCGACCACATCCTGGAGGACTTCCTCCAGTTCGCCCGGCCCCGCGAGTTCCGCCCCGGCTCCGTGGACGTCAAGGCGCTGGTGCGCCGCGTGGTGGACCTGTTGAGCAGCCAGGCGGAGACGCGCAAGGTGTCGCTGACGCAGGTGGTGCCGGAGTCGAACCTGCCCGCGCTCTCCGGGGAAGAGGAGCGGCTGCGGCAGGTGCTCATCAACCTGTGCCTCAACGCGCTGGAGTCCACGCCCGCCGGAGGCCACGTGACGCTCACCGTGGGCACCGAGGACACGCGCGTGTGGCTCACGGTGGACGACACGGGCTCGGGCGTCCCGGAGGCGATGAGGGACCGCATCTTCGAGCCCTTCTTCACCACCAAGGCGCAGGGCTCCGGGCTGGGGCTGCCCATCGTCCACGCCATCGTCACGCAGCACGGCGGGACGCTGGAGGTGGGCACCGCTCCGAGCGGCGGCGCCCGCTTCCTCTTGCGCCTCCCGATGGCGCGCTAG
- a CDS encoding SRPBCC family protein, with translation MAAWPPSGSPDGTYRQPNRRHFMKAAIWGLGGLGLGVGLMYWSDPRSGRWRRSHLQGRAVHAAHEAGSAVDVVRRDLAQRSRGLFFESVSRFRSEPVDDVTLTERVRAALGRVCSHPGSVKVSARDGIVTLEGSILLEELKHAVPYLGRVRGVRGMDNRLLPFAQSGRQSELQGGIARRRPFGSKHWSPSSRFFGALGGLSLASWALQQRGVLGSLLGLGGAVLGIRALSNMELRRLTGIGVGPRAITLHKDITVNAPVEEVFAFWDAMQNFPRFMTHVDEVRVDERGRSYWKVRGPAGLHFEWEAVVTRRVPNQLLAWKSVKGTSVENSGVIHFEPTAKGGTRVDIRLSYNPPAGAIGHAFARLLGVDPKRQMDDDLLRFKSLLERGKATGHETVTRESLAPNQSGRPSLMH, from the coding sequence ATCGCGGCATGGCCGCCTTCAGGTTCTCCCGATGGGACTTATCGACAACCCAACAGGAGGCACTTCATGAAGGCAGCCATTTGGGGGCTCGGGGGATTGGGGCTGGGCGTGGGGCTGATGTACTGGAGCGATCCGCGCAGCGGCCGCTGGCGCAGGTCTCATCTGCAGGGCAGGGCCGTGCACGCCGCCCACGAGGCCGGCTCCGCGGTCGACGTCGTCCGCCGCGACCTGGCCCAGCGCTCGCGCGGCCTGTTCTTCGAGTCCGTCAGTCGCTTCCGCTCGGAGCCCGTCGACGACGTCACGCTCACCGAGCGCGTCCGCGCGGCACTCGGCAGGGTCTGCTCGCATCCGGGCTCCGTGAAGGTGTCCGCCCGGGACGGCATCGTCACGCTCGAGGGCTCCATCCTGCTCGAGGAGCTCAAGCACGCCGTGCCCTACCTCGGCCGCGTCCGAGGCGTGCGAGGCATGGACAACCGGCTGCTCCCCTTCGCCCAGTCCGGCCGTCAGTCCGAGCTGCAGGGCGGCATCGCGCGACGACGCCCCTTCGGCTCCAAGCACTGGTCCCCCTCGTCACGCTTCTTCGGCGCGCTCGGAGGTCTCTCCCTCGCATCCTGGGCGCTCCAGCAACGAGGTGTCCTGGGCTCGCTCTTGGGACTCGGCGGCGCGGTCCTCGGCATCCGCGCGCTCAGCAACATGGAGCTGCGGCGGCTCACGGGCATCGGCGTGGGGCCTCGCGCAATCACGTTGCACAAGGACATCACCGTGAACGCGCCCGTGGAGGAGGTCTTCGCCTTCTGGGATGCGATGCAGAACTTCCCGCGCTTCATGACCCACGTGGATGAGGTGCGCGTCGACGAGCGCGGTCGCTCGTACTGGAAGGTCCGTGGCCCCGCCGGCCTCCACTTCGAATGGGAAGCCGTCGTCACCCGTCGCGTGCCCAACCAGCTCCTCGCCTGGAAGAGCGTGAAGGGCACCTCGGTGGAGAACTCCGGCGTCATCCACTTCGAGCCCACCGCGAAGGGCGGCACCCGCGTGGACATCCGCCTGTCATACAACCCGCCGGCCGGCGCCATCGGCCACGCCTTCGCCCGGCTGCTGGGCGTGGACCCCAAGCGGCAGATGGACGACGACCTCCTGCGCTTCAAGTCCCTGCTCGAGCGCGGCAAGGCCACGGGCCACGAGACGGTGACGCGCGAGTCCCTGGCCCCGAACCAGAGCGGGCGGCCCTCACTGATGCACTGA
- a CDS encoding response regulator, which produces MRRYLLLDDNRALAENLAEILRDEGHQATVVSTGAEALRAVGATRFDALVTDMRMPGMSGADAVRCIRRVDPGIATVVMTAYPREDDLETARREGLLAVLPKPVPISTLMELLANARRDGLVVVAEDDPALSDNLSELLRERGFSCVTVSSALDADLLSCATPFAALVDLRMPGGPDGEALRRLRARFPRLSTFVMTAWPDLAPLGEGVDVYSKPFDTGALMGALETAHAARPMPSP; this is translated from the coding sequence GTGCGACGCTACCTCCTGCTGGATGACAACCGCGCGTTGGCGGAGAACCTCGCCGAAATCCTCCGCGACGAGGGCCACCAGGCCACCGTCGTCTCCACGGGAGCCGAGGCCCTGCGCGCGGTGGGCGCCACGCGCTTCGACGCGCTGGTGACGGACATGCGCATGCCGGGGATGAGCGGCGCGGACGCGGTGCGCTGCATCCGGCGCGTGGACCCGGGCATCGCCACCGTCGTCATGACGGCCTATCCCCGCGAGGATGACTTGGAGACGGCGCGGCGCGAGGGCCTGCTCGCGGTGCTGCCCAAGCCCGTGCCCATCTCCACGCTGATGGAGCTGCTCGCCAACGCGCGACGCGATGGGCTGGTGGTGGTGGCCGAGGACGACCCGGCGCTCAGCGACAACCTCTCCGAGCTCTTGCGCGAGCGGGGCTTCTCCTGCGTGACGGTGAGCTCGGCGCTGGACGCGGACCTGCTCTCGTGCGCGACGCCGTTCGCCGCGCTGGTGGACCTGCGCATGCCGGGAGGCCCGGACGGCGAGGCGCTGCGTCGCCTGCGCGCGCGCTTCCCCCGTCTGTCCACCTTCGTCATGACGGCCTGGCCAGACCTGGCGCCCCTCGGCGAGGGCGTGGACGTCTACTCGAAGCCCTTCGACACCGGCGCACTCATGGGCGCGCTGGAGACCGCGCACGCCGCGCGCCCCATGCCCTCTCCATGA
- a CDS encoding BlaI/MecI/CopY family transcriptional regulator produces MTPVPPQPTRAELAILRVLWQLGPSTVRQVHESLRGTQEKDTGYTTVLKLLQNMTEKGLVQRDESERTHVYEAALSQKRTQRDLLRDLMDRAFGGSASSVVAQALSMKRASAQELAEIRKLLDEHERRGK; encoded by the coding sequence ATGACGCCCGTTCCACCGCAGCCGACGCGCGCCGAGCTGGCCATCCTCCGAGTCCTCTGGCAGTTGGGGCCCAGCACCGTGCGGCAGGTGCATGAGTCCCTCCGAGGCACGCAGGAGAAGGACACCGGCTACACCACCGTCCTGAAGCTCCTCCAGAACATGACGGAGAAGGGGCTCGTGCAGCGCGACGAGAGCGAGCGCACGCACGTCTACGAGGCGGCCCTCAGCCAGAAGCGCACGCAGCGCGACCTGCTGCGTGACCTGATGGACCGCGCCTTCGGGGGCTCGGCGTCGAGCGTCGTCGCCCAGGCCCTGTCGATGAAGCGGGCCTCGGCGCAGGAGCTGGCGGAGATCCGGAAGCTGCTGGACGAGCACGAGAGGCGGGGGAAGTGA